From the genome of Fusobacterium varium, one region includes:
- the rfaQ_6 gene encoding Lipopolysaccharide core heptosyltransferase rfaQ, whose protein sequence is MKILIIRFKQIGDAVLSSVICNTLKKSFPEAEIDYVVYEHIAPLFKNHPYIDNVISITKDEQKNPLKYIAKAWKVTRKKYDIVIDIMSTPKSEMFTLFSLKSKYRIGRRKKYRGFTYTHKISEPVDSKDKVDKFLKILAPLEEEYKILYDNNYIINISQDEKENMRRKMMEAGIDFSKPVFICAANSRRPEKIYPPKKMKEVINKVIEEFNSQVILFYSPDEEAFIKEIHRELNNNKNIFSNVETTSIRELAALISNCDMFFGNEGGPRHIAQSLDIPSFAIFSPKSSKKEWLANPSKKHQGVEPKDIYPECSSLSYKDCYSLIQPDYIVNKIKDIYNNFIKNKEEEKNEKNYISTNNKYV, encoded by the coding sequence ATGAAAATACTGATAATACGTTTTAAACAAATAGGAGATGCTGTTTTAAGTTCAGTTATATGTAATACTCTAAAAAAAAGTTTTCCTGAAGCTGAAATTGATTATGTAGTATATGAGCATATTGCTCCTTTATTCAAAAATCACCCATATATTGATAATGTCATCTCAATAACTAAAGATGAACAGAAAAACCCTCTTAAGTATATAGCTAAAGCCTGGAAAGTAACAAGAAAAAAATATGATATAGTGATAGATATAATGTCTACACCTAAAAGTGAAATGTTTACTCTATTCTCTTTAAAAAGCAAGTATAGAATAGGAAGAAGAAAAAAGTATAGAGGATTTACATACACCCATAAAATTTCTGAACCTGTTGATTCAAAAGATAAAGTTGATAAGTTTTTAAAAATACTAGCTCCATTGGAAGAGGAATATAAAATACTATATGACAATAACTATATTATCAATATAAGTCAAGATGAAAAAGAAAATATGAGAAGAAAAATGATGGAAGCAGGAATAGATTTTTCAAAACCTGTATTTATATGTGCTGCAAATTCAAGAAGACCTGAGAAAATTTATCCCCCTAAAAAAATGAAAGAAGTTATTAATAAAGTAATTGAAGAATTTAATTCTCAAGTCATATTATTCTATTCACCTGATGAAGAGGCTTTTATTAAAGAAATTCATAGAGAACTTAATAATAACAAAAATATTTTCTCAAATGTTGAAACAACTTCAATAAGAGAACTGGCAGCTCTTATTTCAAATTGTGATATGTTTTTTGGAAATGAAGGAGGACCAAGACATATAGCTCAAAGTCTTGATATTCCAAGTTTTGCTATTTTCAGTCCTAAAAGCAGTAAAAAAGAGTGGCTAGCTAATCCAAGTAAAAAACATCAGGGAGTAGAACCAAAAGATATCTATCCAGAATGTAGTTCTCTTAGCTATAAAGATTGTTATTCACTGATTCAACCTGATTATATAGTAAACAAAATAAAAGATATATACAATAATTTTATAAAAAATAAGGAGGAAGAAAAAAATGAAAAAAATTATATTTCTACTAATAATAAGTATGTATAG